In Pseudoalteromonas xiamenensis, the following are encoded in one genomic region:
- a CDS encoding glutaredoxin family protein — MPSLTLYHTEGCHLCEMAHDLIGDVVDLSVLQLQDIVDDAELMERYQVSIPVLLRQDNGKELYWPFDKQQVEEFLA, encoded by the coding sequence ATGCCTAGTTTGACGTTGTATCATACTGAAGGTTGCCATTTATGCGAAATGGCACATGACCTGATAGGTGACGTAGTCGATTTATCGGTTTTACAACTTCAAGATATAGTTGATGATGCAGAATTAATGGAACGGTATCAGGTTTCTATTCCTGTATTACTAAGACAGGACAACGGAAAAGAACTGTATTGGCCTTTTGATAAACAACAAGTAGAAGAATTTTTAGCATAG
- a CDS encoding cell division protein ZapC domain-containing protein, translated as MLQASKDWRWKRSEESNRLHVDLGPDMELITPYKLRLLTEDTRVNPNFSLQDAEFYNQVFCYLQQFAVWSEAVCCQIALNATAAKHYLLPMQPKSWFFKPYLGATAINDAVVVLESDCQQGEFLIVECGAEASLCINLQAEFRLDEHLILEPFQAIRVLNNRIHPLMAMQKSAQTA; from the coding sequence ATTTTGCAAGCATCTAAAGACTGGCGATGGAAACGCTCAGAAGAGTCTAATCGATTGCATGTGGATCTTGGTCCTGACATGGAACTCATCACACCCTACAAACTTCGGTTACTCACTGAAGATACACGTGTAAATCCAAATTTTAGTCTTCAAGACGCAGAATTTTACAATCAAGTTTTCTGTTATTTGCAACAGTTTGCTGTGTGGAGCGAAGCTGTGTGTTGTCAAATCGCATTAAACGCGACCGCTGCAAAACATTACTTACTCCCCATGCAACCAAAAAGTTGGTTTTTTAAGCCGTATTTGGGGGCTACTGCGATTAACGACGCTGTAGTTGTACTCGAAAGCGACTGTCAGCAAGGTGAGTTTTTAATTGTTGAATGTGGCGCAGAAGCGTCATTGTGCATCAACCTTCAGGCCGAATTTAGACTCGACGAACATTTAATTCTTGAACCCTTTCAAGCTATTCGAGTATTGAATAATCGGATCCACCCTTTAATGGCTATGCAAAAGTCAGCACAAACAGCGTAA
- the uup gene encoding ATP-binding cassette ATPase Uup, with product MDLIRISKAQLAFGTHPLLDDAEAVISSGERVCIVGRNGAGKSTLLKVLDGQVLLDDGEINRVQGLKVSRLEQDPPRGALGTVFDYVAQGLPDVAELLIEYHRISDEMQNNHSEQLLKRFERISADLEAVDGWRFESRIKLVLTQLELTPNLELNSLSGGWLRKVALAKALVSDPDLLLLDEPTNHLDLQSVVWLEQLLKDFKGGIVFISHDRAFIRAVATRILDLDRGQLISYPGNYEKYLEQKSHDLKVEETQNALFDKKLAEEEAWIRQGIKARRTRNEGRVRALKSLRQERRSRVDQVGKVDFNIENAERSGKLVFEAQHISHEFGEKSIVKDFSTIVMRGDRIGLVGPNGVGKTTLLKLLFGSLQPQSGKVKQGVNLEFAYFDQYRQVLDEEATVQDNVAEGKQEVMMGGRSRHVLGYLQDFLFPPARARTPVKALSGGEKNRLLLAKLFVKPSNVLVLDEPTNDLDIETLELLEEIIEQYQGTVLIVSHDREFIDNTCSAVWAFEGNGKVTEIVGGYSDCEAYLKQQAAIQKENEKPVQNETVVKAVAPKKANNKLSYKLKLELESLPSKVEALEVELETQQALVNDPEFFKQDAETTQAALNHLADLESKLETAFNRWEELEALQNQ from the coding sequence ATGGATTTAATTCGAATTAGCAAAGCGCAGCTCGCGTTTGGTACACATCCACTGCTAGACGACGCAGAAGCAGTGATCTCTAGTGGAGAGCGCGTTTGTATCGTTGGGCGAAACGGCGCAGGTAAATCAACCCTTTTAAAAGTGTTAGATGGCCAAGTGCTGCTAGATGACGGTGAAATCAACCGTGTGCAAGGTTTGAAAGTATCACGTTTAGAGCAGGACCCACCGCGCGGTGCATTAGGTACTGTGTTTGATTATGTAGCTCAAGGGCTACCAGATGTTGCTGAATTGCTGATTGAATATCACCGCATAAGCGACGAAATGCAAAATAATCATTCTGAACAGTTGCTAAAGCGTTTTGAACGGATCTCTGCAGACCTTGAGGCGGTGGACGGTTGGCGTTTTGAAAGCCGGATTAAACTCGTTTTAACGCAGCTAGAACTGACACCAAACTTGGAACTTAACTCGCTTTCTGGTGGTTGGTTGAGAAAGGTGGCATTGGCAAAGGCATTGGTTAGTGACCCTGATCTGTTGCTACTTGACGAGCCAACAAACCATCTCGATTTGCAAAGCGTGGTATGGCTTGAACAATTACTAAAGGATTTCAAAGGTGGGATCGTGTTTATCTCGCATGACCGTGCGTTTATTCGCGCCGTTGCTACACGTATTCTCGACCTAGACCGAGGTCAACTAATTTCTTACCCTGGTAACTATGAAAAATACCTTGAACAGAAAAGTCATGATCTTAAAGTAGAAGAAACACAAAACGCGCTTTTTGACAAAAAGCTTGCTGAAGAAGAAGCATGGATCCGACAAGGTATAAAAGCGCGTCGCACACGCAATGAAGGCCGCGTAAGGGCGCTAAAGTCATTGCGTCAAGAGCGTAGATCGCGCGTCGATCAAGTCGGAAAAGTCGACTTCAACATTGAAAACGCAGAGCGTTCGGGTAAGTTGGTTTTTGAAGCTCAGCATATTTCACACGAGTTTGGCGAAAAGAGCATTGTTAAAGACTTTTCAACGATTGTAATGCGTGGCGACCGTATCGGGCTTGTGGGTCCCAATGGTGTAGGTAAAACAACGCTACTAAAACTGCTCTTTGGTTCATTACAGCCACAGAGCGGTAAAGTGAAGCAGGGTGTCAACCTTGAATTTGCTTATTTTGACCAATATCGTCAAGTGCTCGACGAAGAAGCGACCGTTCAAGATAACGTTGCTGAAGGTAAACAAGAAGTCATGATGGGCGGAAGAAGTCGTCATGTATTAGGTTATTTGCAAGATTTCTTGTTCCCCCCAGCGCGAGCTAGAACACCTGTTAAAGCGCTCTCTGGCGGAGAAAAAAACCGACTCCTACTGGCTAAACTATTCGTTAAACCGTCAAATGTGCTTGTACTCGACGAACCAACAAACGACTTGGATATTGAAACGCTTGAGCTTTTGGAAGAAATCATTGAGCAGTATCAAGGCACCGTGCTGATAGTGAGTCACGACCGAGAGTTCATAGACAACACCTGTAGTGCAGTTTGGGCGTTTGAAGGTAACGGGAAAGTAACGGAAATAGTCGGCGGATATAGCGATTGCGAAGCGTATCTTAAACAACAGGCTGCGATTCAAAAAGAAAATGAAAAACCGGTGCAAAATGAAACAGTTGTTAAAGCTGTTGCGCCGAAAAAGGCAAATAATAAGTTAAGTTATAAGTTAAAACTTGAATTAGAGTCATTACCAAGTAAAGTGGAAGCGCTCGAAGTAGAGCTAGAAACACAGCAGGCGCTTGTCAATGATCCTGAGTTTTTTAAGCAAGATGCGGAAACTACTCAAGCGGCATTGAACCATTTAGCTGATCTCGAGTCGAAGCTCGAAACCGCATTTAATCGCTGGGAAGAACTCGAAGCATTACAGAATC
- the pyrD gene encoding quinone-dependent dihydroorotate dehydrogenase has protein sequence MFYDLARRFMFRKDAEWAHEFALDNLRRFSGTPLSLAWSQTITDKPVNFLGLELKNPVGLAAGLDKNAECIDAFAQMGFGFIEVGTVTPRPQAGNDKPRIFRLPEADAIINRMGFNNKGVDNLINNVKASKYKGILGINIGKNKDTPNEQGKDDYIHCMRKVFEHASYITVNISSPNTPGLRDLQYGEALDDLLESLKSEQMDLTAKHQKNVPMLVKIAPDIDAVQVAQIAESLLKNRIDGVIATNTTLEREAVKGLRFADEAGGLSGHPVREKSTHVVSELKRITEGKLPIIGVGGIDDARSAKEKLSAGASLVQVYTGFIYKGPRVVKEIVESL, from the coding sequence ATGTTTTATGATTTAGCGCGCCGATTCATGTTTCGTAAAGATGCCGAATGGGCACACGAATTCGCCTTAGATAATTTACGCCGCTTCTCTGGTACACCGTTAAGCCTTGCTTGGTCTCAGACGATAACAGATAAGCCGGTTAACTTTTTAGGTTTAGAATTGAAAAACCCTGTTGGGCTTGCAGCAGGTTTAGATAAAAACGCGGAATGCATCGACGCATTTGCACAAATGGGCTTTGGTTTTATCGAAGTTGGCACCGTTACGCCAAGACCGCAGGCGGGCAACGATAAACCTCGAATTTTTAGACTTCCAGAAGCGGATGCAATTATTAACCGCATGGGATTTAACAACAAAGGCGTCGACAATTTAATAAACAATGTTAAAGCGTCAAAATACAAAGGTATTTTAGGTATTAACATCGGTAAAAACAAAGACACGCCAAATGAACAAGGAAAGGATGATTACATTCACTGTATGCGAAAAGTGTTTGAACACGCGAGCTACATTACCGTAAATATTTCTTCTCCTAACACGCCTGGCCTTCGTGATTTACAATATGGCGAAGCGTTGGATGACTTACTAGAAAGTTTAAAATCAGAGCAAATGGATTTAACGGCTAAGCACCAAAAAAATGTGCCTATGCTGGTAAAGATTGCACCGGACATTGATGCAGTTCAAGTTGCGCAAATAGCGGAATCGTTGCTAAAAAATCGCATTGATGGCGTTATCGCGACAAACACGACACTAGAGCGTGAAGCGGTTAAAGGTTTACGTTTTGCAGACGAAGCAGGTGGGTTGTCCGGTCATCCAGTACGCGAAAAATCCACTCATGTGGTATCTGAACTCAAACGGATCACGGAAGGTAAGCTGCCGATCATTGGAGTAGGTGGGATCGATGATGCACGATCTGCAAAAGAAAAATTGTCTGCGGGTGCGTCGCTAGTTCAGGTTTATACTGGCTTTATCTATAAAGGCCCAAGAGTGGTGAAAGAGATCGTCGAATCGTTATAA